A window of Vigna unguiculata cultivar IT97K-499-35 chromosome 4, ASM411807v1, whole genome shotgun sequence contains these coding sequences:
- the LOC114181929 gene encoding isocitrate dehydrogenase [NADP], chloroplastic/mitochondrial-like isoform X2, translating to MLRPAALRLSAIITMVSSASLRNPNFLIPSTSTTLLRSRLLPLHTLSFSNRLSLRCYAARAAFDRLPVLNPIVEMDGDEMTRIIWSMIKDKNRDATDDKVTVESAEATLKYNVAVKCATITPDEARVKEFGLKSMWRSPNGTIRNILNGTVFREPIICRNIPRIIPGWKKPICIGRHAFGDQYRATDAIIGGPGKLKLVFVPENGDATTELEVYNFKGPGVALAMYNVDESIRAFAESSMALAFAKKWPLYLSTKNTILKKYDGRFKDIFQEVYEERWKIKFEEHSIWYEHRLIDDMVAYAVKSEGGYVWACKNYDGDVQSDLLAQGFGSLGLMTSVLLSSDGKTLEAEAAHGTVTRHFRLHQKGQETSTNSIASIYAWTRGLEHRAKLDNNEKLLDFTKKLEAACVETVESGKMTKDLAILIHGPKVSREFYLNTEEFIDAVAHNLETKLQDPVA from the exons ATGCTAAGACCAGCAGCGCTTCGTTTAAGCGCTATCATCACAATGGTTTCTTCAGCGTCTCtcagaaaccctaacttcctCATTCCTTCAACTTCGACAACGCTCCTTCGCTCTCGCCTTCTTCCCCTCCACACTCTCTCCTTCTCCAATCGCCTCTCGCTCCGATGCTACGCTGCACGCGCCGCCTTCGACCGGCTTCCCGTTCTCAATCCCATCGTCGAAATGGACG GTGATGAAATGACCAGGATTATATGGAGCATGATCAAGGATAAA AATCGTGATGCTACTGATGACAAAGTTACGGTGGAAAGTGCTGAAGCCACTCTCAa GTACAACGTTGCTGTGAAATGTGCAACAATAACTCCTG ATGAGGCCCGAGTCAAAGAATTTGGACTGAAGTCTATGTGGAGAAGCCCCAATGGCACAATCAGGAATATTTTAAATG GCACTGTTTTCCGTGAACCAATAATATGCCGCAACATACCAAGAATCATTCCTG GATGGAAAAAACCCATATGCATCGGTAGGCATGCTTTTGGTGACCAGTATCGTGCCACTGATGCAATAATTGGAGGACCAGGGAAGCTCAAATTGGTATTTG TCCCAGAGAATGGTGATGCTACAACGGAGCTCGAAGTTTACAATTTCAAAGGACCCGGAGTAGCACTTGCTATGTATAATGTTGATGAG TCCATTCGAGCATTTGCCGAATCATCAATGGCGCTGGCTTTTGCAAAGAAATGGCCTCTTTACTTGAGCACCAAAAACACAATTCTGAAGAAATATGATGGCAG GTTTAAGGATATATTCCAGGAAGTGTATGAAGAAAGGtggaaaataaagtttgaagaGCACTCGATATG GTATGAGCATAGGCTAATTGATGACATGGTAGCATATGCAGTCAAGAGTGAAGGTGGATATGTTTGGGCTTGCAAGAATTATGATGGTGATGTCCAAAGTGATTTACTAGCTCAAG GATTTGGCTCCTTGGGTCTCATGACTTCTGTGCTG TTATCTTCTGATGGCAAGACATTAGAAGCTGAGGCAGCTCATGGAACTGTAACTCGACATTTCCGGCTTCATCAAAAGGGACAAGAAACTAGTACAAACAGTATTGCTTCCATATATGCATGGACACGAGGACTGGAACACAG AGCCAAGTTGGATAATAACGAAAAATTACTGgattttactaaaaaattgGAGGCTGCATGTGTTGAGACAGTGGAGTCGGGAAAGATGACTAAAGATCTTGCAATTCTGATTCATGGACCAAA GGTATCAAGGGAATTTTACTTGAATACAGAGGAATTTATTGATGCTGTGGCACATAATCTTGAGACAAAGCTCCAAGATCCTGTAGCGTAG
- the LOC114181929 gene encoding isocitrate dehydrogenase [NADP]-like isoform X1, whose protein sequence is MLRPAALRLSAIITMVSSASLRNPNFLIPSTSTTLLRSRLLPLHTLSFSNRLSLRCYAARAAFDRLPVLNPIVEMDGDEMTRIIWSMIKDKLIFPYLDLNIKYFDLGLQNRDATDDKVTVESAEATLKYNVAVKCATITPDEARVKEFGLKSMWRSPNGTIRNILNGTVFREPIICRNIPRIIPGWKKPICIGRHAFGDQYRATDAIIGGPGKLKLVFVPENGDATTELEVYNFKGPGVALAMYNVDESIRAFAESSMALAFAKKWPLYLSTKNTILKKYDGRFKDIFQEVYEERWKIKFEEHSIWYEHRLIDDMVAYAVKSEGGYVWACKNYDGDVQSDLLAQGFGSLGLMTSVLLSSDGKTLEAEAAHGTVTRHFRLHQKGQETSTNSIASIYAWTRGLEHRAKLDNNEKLLDFTKKLEAACVETVESGKMTKDLAILIHGPKVSREFYLNTEEFIDAVAHNLETKLQDPVA, encoded by the exons ATGCTAAGACCAGCAGCGCTTCGTTTAAGCGCTATCATCACAATGGTTTCTTCAGCGTCTCtcagaaaccctaacttcctCATTCCTTCAACTTCGACAACGCTCCTTCGCTCTCGCCTTCTTCCCCTCCACACTCTCTCCTTCTCCAATCGCCTCTCGCTCCGATGCTACGCTGCACGCGCCGCCTTCGACCGGCTTCCCGTTCTCAATCCCATCGTCGAAATGGACG GTGATGAAATGACCAGGATTATATGGAGCATGATCAAGGATAAA CTTATATTTCCTTACCTGGATTTGAACATAAAGTATTTTGATCTTGGACTTCAGAATCGTGATGCTACTGATGACAAAGTTACGGTGGAAAGTGCTGAAGCCACTCTCAa GTACAACGTTGCTGTGAAATGTGCAACAATAACTCCTG ATGAGGCCCGAGTCAAAGAATTTGGACTGAAGTCTATGTGGAGAAGCCCCAATGGCACAATCAGGAATATTTTAAATG GCACTGTTTTCCGTGAACCAATAATATGCCGCAACATACCAAGAATCATTCCTG GATGGAAAAAACCCATATGCATCGGTAGGCATGCTTTTGGTGACCAGTATCGTGCCACTGATGCAATAATTGGAGGACCAGGGAAGCTCAAATTGGTATTTG TCCCAGAGAATGGTGATGCTACAACGGAGCTCGAAGTTTACAATTTCAAAGGACCCGGAGTAGCACTTGCTATGTATAATGTTGATGAG TCCATTCGAGCATTTGCCGAATCATCAATGGCGCTGGCTTTTGCAAAGAAATGGCCTCTTTACTTGAGCACCAAAAACACAATTCTGAAGAAATATGATGGCAG GTTTAAGGATATATTCCAGGAAGTGTATGAAGAAAGGtggaaaataaagtttgaagaGCACTCGATATG GTATGAGCATAGGCTAATTGATGACATGGTAGCATATGCAGTCAAGAGTGAAGGTGGATATGTTTGGGCTTGCAAGAATTATGATGGTGATGTCCAAAGTGATTTACTAGCTCAAG GATTTGGCTCCTTGGGTCTCATGACTTCTGTGCTG TTATCTTCTGATGGCAAGACATTAGAAGCTGAGGCAGCTCATGGAACTGTAACTCGACATTTCCGGCTTCATCAAAAGGGACAAGAAACTAGTACAAACAGTATTGCTTCCATATATGCATGGACACGAGGACTGGAACACAG AGCCAAGTTGGATAATAACGAAAAATTACTGgattttactaaaaaattgGAGGCTGCATGTGTTGAGACAGTGGAGTCGGGAAAGATGACTAAAGATCTTGCAATTCTGATTCATGGACCAAA GGTATCAAGGGAATTTTACTTGAATACAGAGGAATTTATTGATGCTGTGGCACATAATCTTGAGACAAAGCTCCAAGATCCTGTAGCGTAG